One Stigmatopora argus isolate UIUO_Sarg chromosome 12, RoL_Sarg_1.0, whole genome shotgun sequence genomic window carries:
- the LOC144086122 gene encoding chemokine XC receptor 1-like: MVPSEEATSTPNTTTAWTDNIYSDEYSDEYSDDYEDEICHASSLLNFAKLSSPIFLSVVTVLSFLGNILVLVIVLKYENVKSLTNALILNLAVSDLLFAAALPFWARYYAWGWSLGENACRMVSFVFNVGFYSSGLFLIAMTAQRYAAVLRPMSGLVSAGGCYSLLASALVWSASVSVAVPAAVLTDVAEHHNKSYCEFTDLESSLWAIYQQNVLFLLISCVFLFCYSQILCRLFRPMARRRKHKTLRLIFTLVVLFFVGWAPYNVALFLKSLQFWPQTATDSATRDESCANYKLLELTFHVSRLLAYSHCCVNPIFYVFVGSKFKCHLIKMMGCRRGGDGAGGVPRGRRMFTSLSSGDDLCV, from the coding sequence atggtgcCATCCGAAGAAGCCACATCAACGCCAAACACGACCACCGCCTGGACGGATAACATTTACTCCGACGAATACTCGGACGAATACTCCGACGACTACGAAGACGAAATATGCCACGCTAGCTCCCTGCTAAACTTCGCCAAGCTCTCCAGTCCGATCTTCTTGTCGGTGGTGACGGTGCTAAGCTTTCTGGGAAACATCCTGGTCCTCGTCATCGTGCTGAAATACGAGAACGTCAAATCCCTGACCAACGCTCTCATCCTCAACCTGGCCGTGTCGGACCTCCTTTTCGCGGCGGCTTTGCCGTTTTGGGCGCGCTACTACGCCTGGGGCTGGTCTTTGGGCGAGAACGCGTGTCGGATGGTCAGCTTCGTCTTCAACGTGGGATTCTACAGCAGCGGTTTGTTCCTCATCGCCATGACGGCTCAACGCTACGCGGCCGTCCTCAGACCCATGTCGGGCCTGGTGTCCGCTGGCGGATGCTACAGCTTGCTAGCATCAGCGCTCGTGTGGTCCGCTAGCGTCTCGGTGGCCGTCCCGGCCGCCGTACTCACCGACGTGGCGGAGCACCACAACAAAAGTTACTGCGAATTTACCGATTTGGAAAGCAGTTTGTGGGCGATCTACCAGCAGAACGTCCTTTTTCTGCTCATCTCCTGCGTCTTCCTCTTCTGTTACTCTCAGATCCTCTGCAGGTTGTTTCGTCCAATGGCGAGGAGACGCAAACACAAGACCTTGAGGTTGATTTTTACGCTGGTGGTGCTCTTCTTCGTGGGTTGGGCTCCGTATAACGTCGCGCTCTTCCTCAAGTCTTTGCAATTCTGGCCGCAAACGGCGACGGATTCCGCCACGCGAGACGAAAGCTGCGCTAACTACAAGCTTCTGGAGTTGACCTTTCACGTCAGCAGGCTTTTGGCGTACTCGCACTGCTGCGTCAACCCCATTTTTTACGTCTTCGTGGGGTCCAAGTTCAAATGCCACTTGATTAAGATGATGGGATGCCGCCGTGGCGGGGACGGGGCCGGCGGCGTGCCACGTGGCCGACGGATGTTCACGTCCTTGTCCAGCGGGGATGACCTCTGCGTGTAG